A single region of the Biomphalaria glabrata chromosome 15, xgBioGlab47.1, whole genome shotgun sequence genome encodes:
- the LOC106056406 gene encoding deoxyribodipyrimidine photo-lyase-like, with translation MSRDQRTQDNWAFLYAQRLALKLKVPLYVCFCLRPQFLEATIRQFGFMMKGLAIVEKECRDLDIPFYLLLGEASHCIPPFLKSHNIGGVVTDFAPLRTPMKWVEDLKKNLPKEIPFCQVDAHNIVPCWVASPKLEYGARTIRSKIHKQLDEFLTEFPPLVKHPHSPEKMPEETDWEKADSYLEVNRKVAEVSWAKPGAESGLRMLESFCEKRLKYFSSDRNDPNKQALSNLSPWFHFGQISVQRCILTVKLYRSKSNDSVNAFIEEAVVRRELADNFCFYNPHYDAVQGTNDWAKKSLDLHRKDKRPYLYSRDQLEQSKTHDDLWNAAQTQLVNEGKMHGFLRMYWAKKILEWTKSPEDALADAIYLNDKYNLDGRDPNGYVGCMWSICGIHDQGWAEREVFGKIRYMNYQGCKRKFDVPAFVRKYKHT, from the exons ATAATTGGGCTTTTCTTTATGCTCAGAGACTTGCTTTGAAGTTAAAAGTCCCTCTTTACGTCTGCTTCTGCTTGAGGCCACAATTTTTGGAAGCTACAATAAGACAATTTGGATTTATGATGAAAGGACTTGCTATTGTGGAAAAG gagtgCAGAGACTTAGATATACCGTTCTACCTACTGCTGGGAGAGGCTAGCCACTGCATTCCCCCTTTTTTGAAAAGCCACAACATTGGAGGTGTTGTGACAGACTTTGCTCCTCTCAGAACTCCAATGAAATGGGTGGAGGACTTAAAGAAAAACCTTCCCAAAGAAATTCCATTCTGTCAG GTAGATGCCCACAATATTGTTCCTTGCTGGGTGGCCTCCCCCAAGTTGGAATATGGCGCCAGAACTATCCGCAGCAAAATACACAAGCAGCTTGATGAGTTTTTGACAGAGTTTCCTCCCTTGGTTAAGCATCCACACTCACCAGAAAAAATGCCAGAA GAAACAGATTGGGAAAAAGCTGACAGCTACCTGGAAGTCAATAGAAAAGTTGCAGAAGTAAGCTGGGCCAAACCAGGAGCAGAGTCTGGTCTGAGGATGCTGGAGTCGTTCTGTGAAAAAAGGTTGAAGTACTTCTCCTCTGACCGTAATGACCCCAACAAACAAGCCCTGAGTAATTTGTCTCCCTGGTTTCATTTTG GTCAAATCTCTGTCCAGCGCTGTATACTGACAGTGAAGTTGTATCGAAGCAAATCAAATGACAGTGTGAATGCCTTCATTGAAGAAGCTGTCGTCAGAAGAGAACTGGCAGATAACTTTTGTTTCTATAATCCACACTACGATGCTGTTCAAG GCACTAATGACTGGGCCAAGAAAAGTTTGGACTTACACAGGAAGGATAAAAGGCCATACCTTTATAGCAGAGACCAGTTAGAACAGAGTAAGACACATGATGATCTCTGGAATGCAGCTCAG ACCCAATTGGTGAATGAAGGCAAAATGCATGGATTCTTGAGAATGTATTGGGCCAAGAAGATATTGGAGTGGACCAAATCACCAGAGGATGCTTTGGCAGATGCCATTTACTTGAATGACAAATATAATCTTGATGGCCGAGATCCTAATGGCTACGTGG GATGCATGTGGTCAATATGTGGCATACATGACCAGGGCTGGGCAGAGAGGGAAGTTTTTGGCAAGATACGTTACATGAATTATCAGGGCTGTAAGAGGAAGTTTGATGTGCCCGCATTCGTTAGGAAATATAAGCATACTTGA